From the Lathyrus oleraceus cultivar Zhongwan6 chromosome 4, CAAS_Psat_ZW6_1.0, whole genome shotgun sequence genome, one window contains:
- the LOC127135582 gene encoding uncharacterized protein LOC127135582, with product MDFGQRSVKKYNLINPKIDELKKLVSSIADPIGFKDRYGALISLLTLRMEEGLLQTLIQFYDPVYHCFTFPDYQLMPTLEEYAQLLHIPVADTVPFSGSEKLPEHSSLAKVLYMKKSEFKNNFTTKGGLPGFTAKFLMGKVSYFASQGCDIIVEHLFALLIYGLLLFPNIEGFVDSYAIRIFLSGNPVPTLLGDTYHSIHYRTLKGGGTIVCCIPLLYKWFVSHLPKSATFWDHKSGLQWSQRIMSLTQSDIAWYSRVLDDVKIIDSCGEFPNVPLMGTKGIISYNPVLARRQLGYPMKDKPPNILLEGIFLRDNEEDPTMKERVVRAWHRVCRKWRLELGKKDCTSYEPYLQWVRARAIQLKMPYPHHDPIKPAPLKTPYLPLDDKEELQATLERVEKERDAWKDKAQVLEMENEELQRQLKEQSGEDRAGKRPRVQEDLFSSGTTDYSQIPQSSGAWKGLVDSLVKEKAFMQKAYEERIERLEGQLLLVYARPDDTCP from the coding sequence atggattttggacagagaagtgtgaaaaagtacaatctcatcaatccaaagatagatgaactaaagaaactggtttcttcgatcgcagatcctattggtttcaaagacagatatggggcacttatatctttattgacacttaggatggaagaagggttattgcagacattaatacagttctatgatccagtctatcactgtttcacattcccagactatcaactcatgcctacattggaagagtatgcccagttgcttcacatcccagttgctgatacagtacctttctctggttcagaaaagttacccgagcacagttctcttgcaaaagtgttgtacatgaagaagtcagaattcaagaataacttcaccaccaaaggaggacttccaggtttcactgccaagttcttaatggggaaggtttcttattttgccagtcaaggttgtgatattattgtggagcatctgttcgccttgttgatctacggtttgttactatttcctaatattgaaggttttgtggattcatatgctatacgcatcttcctaagtggtaatcctgttccaactttgctcggagacacctatcattccatccattaccgtactttgaaaggaggaggaaccatagtctgctgtataccgttactctacaaatggtttgtctctcatcttcctaagtcagctactttttgggatcacaagtcaggacttcagtggtcacagaggattatgtctcttacccagtcagatattgcatggtatagtagagttttagacgatgtgaagatcattgatagttgcggggagttccccaatgtgcccctcatgggcacaaagggaatcatttcttataatccagtacttgctaggagacaactcggttaccctatgaaggacaagcctcctaacattcttttagaaggtattttcttgagggataacgaggaggaccctaccatgaaagagagagtagtaagagcttggcatcgtgtttgtcgcaaatggagacttgaattgggtaagaaagattgtacctcctatgagccgtacctccagtgggtcagagccagagctatacagttgaaaatgccatacccacatcatgatcctatcaaacccgctccgttgaagaccccctaccttccgctagatgacaaagaagaactccaagccaccttggagagggtcgagaaagagagagacgcttggaaggataaggcccaggtgctcgaaatggaaaatgaagaacttcagagacagttaaaggagcagagtggagaagatcgtgcaggtaaacgtccaagggtgcaagaggatttattttcctcaggcacaacagattactcccagattccacagtcctcaggtgcatggaaaggtcttgtagacagtttggtgaaggagaaagcttttatgcagaaggcctatgaagaaagaattgagagacttgaaggacaactcctacttgtttatgctcgtcctgatgacacatgtccttaa